One Catalinimonas alkaloidigena DNA window includes the following coding sequences:
- a CDS encoding NAD kinase: MKIAIHGRDFKSVYIPSVQLIFNKLQKYGTELLLNQGYASILQKNGIETGPHHLFNTRHELDADLVISLGGDGTLLETVTYVAEKETPILGINIGRLGFLATTSNDQIDSALAQVMEGYYEHDCRTLVRLESDCNLFQGLNFGLNEFTILKRDTSSMIVVHTYIDGEYLNSYWADGLIVATPTGSTGYSLSCGGPVVLPDSKNFIISPVSPHNLNVRPMVVSDTSVISFEIEGRSNNFLVSLDSRSETVDAGVQLAVRKEDFQVKLVKLNGYNFLNTLRSKLNWGYDIRN; the protein is encoded by the coding sequence ATGAAAATTGCTATTCACGGTCGGGATTTCAAAAGCGTGTATATCCCTTCGGTGCAGCTCATTTTCAATAAGCTCCAGAAATATGGTACGGAACTTCTGCTTAATCAGGGATATGCGAGCATCTTGCAGAAGAACGGCATCGAAACGGGTCCCCACCACCTTTTCAACACCCGTCACGAACTTGATGCCGACTTGGTCATCAGCCTGGGTGGCGATGGTACTCTATTGGAAACCGTCACTTACGTAGCCGAAAAAGAAACGCCCATCTTAGGCATCAACATCGGTCGATTGGGTTTTCTGGCGACTACTTCCAACGACCAGATCGACAGTGCCCTGGCGCAAGTCATGGAAGGCTACTACGAGCACGATTGCCGAACACTGGTAAGATTGGAGTCCGATTGTAATCTTTTTCAGGGATTAAATTTCGGCTTGAACGAATTTACCATCCTGAAGCGTGATACTTCGTCGATGATCGTCGTACACACTTATATCGATGGTGAATACCTCAATTCTTACTGGGCAGACGGCTTAATTGTCGCTACACCCACGGGCTCAACCGGTTATTCGTTAAGTTGCGGTGGGCCGGTTGTATTGCCTGATTCAAAGAATTTTATAATTTCGCCCGTTAGTCCGCATAATCTTAACGTACGCCCGATGGTTGTATCCGACACCAGCGTTATTTCGTTTGAAATAGAAGGACGTAGTAATAATTTTCTGGTTTCGCTCGATTCTCGCTCCGAAACCGTCGATGCAGGTGTGCAATTGGCGGTGCGAAAGGAGGATTTTCAGGTGAAACTGGTCAAACTGAACGGATATAACTTTTTAAATACACTCCGAAGTAAGCTGAATTGGGGCTATGATATCAGGAACTAA
- a CDS encoding PfkB family carbohydrate kinase yields the protein MSLLVVGSVALDALETPFGKTDRIIGGSGTYIALASSFFASQVNVVAVVGGDFPKDKIALFRQKGINTEGLQIRENEKSFFWAGRYHNDMNSRDTLVTELNVLGDFDPIIPDAYQNCEFLMLGNLAPAVQSTVIDRLKKRPKLIVMDTMNFWMDIALADLQAVLKRVDVLSINDEEARQLSGEYSLVKAARKIMGMGPKYLIIKKGEHGALLFHGNEVFFAPALPLEEVFDPTGAGDTFAGGFIGYLARTGDISFDNMKRAIIYGSALASFCVERFGTERLENLSPDAIEGRVQEFIDLVQCEITLTN from the coding sequence ATGAGCTTACTCGTTGTTGGTTCCGTAGCGCTCGATGCCCTCGAAACTCCCTTTGGCAAAACAGACCGTATTATCGGAGGATCAGGCACTTACATTGCTTTGGCTTCGTCTTTTTTTGCATCGCAGGTCAACGTGGTGGCCGTAGTCGGCGGCGATTTTCCGAAGGATAAAATTGCGCTGTTCCGGCAAAAAGGCATCAACACCGAGGGCTTGCAAATCCGCGAAAACGAGAAATCGTTTTTCTGGGCCGGGCGCTACCACAACGACATGAATTCGCGCGACACGCTCGTGACGGAACTCAACGTGCTGGGCGATTTCGACCCGATTATTCCCGATGCGTACCAGAACTGTGAGTTTCTGATGCTGGGCAACCTGGCACCCGCGGTACAGTCGACCGTTATTGATCGGTTGAAGAAGCGCCCGAAGCTGATCGTGATGGACACGATGAACTTCTGGATGGACATCGCCTTGGCCGACCTGCAAGCGGTACTAAAACGAGTCGATGTCCTGTCGATTAACGACGAAGAGGCCCGGCAGCTTTCCGGCGAGTATTCGCTGGTAAAGGCCGCCCGCAAGATCATGGGCATGGGTCCCAAGTACCTGATCATCAAGAAAGGAGAACACGGAGCGCTGCTGTTCCACGGCAACGAAGTCTTTTTTGCACCGGCCCTGCCACTGGAAGAGGTATTCGACCCGACGGGTGCCGGCGATACATTTGCCGGAGGATTTATCGGCTACCTGGCACGTACTGGCGACATTTCGTTCGACAACATGAAGCGCGCCATCATTTACGGCTCAGCCCTGGCGTCGTTCTGCGTAGAGCGATTCGGCACCGAACGCCTCGAAAACCTTTCGCCCGATGCCATTGAAGGGCGCGTCCAGGAATTTATCGACCTGGTGCAGTGCGAGATTACACTGACGAATTAA
- a CDS encoding CvpA family protein: MEPLDIILLVPLTWGAYRGFQAGLIVEVVSTLGALVGLVVAFALMDWGTALLAPYAEKIAFLAPFAAFIIIFLVVFWGLNRLALLLRDVIRLTLLGWLDRIAGALVGILKSLLTLGLLLWAAQLVQLQLPTDYTEGTFIYPFVATLGPAVAGWLTTTFPALQEWIKSLHFSA, from the coding sequence TTGGAGCCCCTCGACATCATTCTTCTGGTGCCACTGACTTGGGGCGCTTACCGTGGTTTTCAGGCAGGGTTGATTGTGGAAGTGGTCAGTACCCTGGGAGCCTTGGTGGGGTTGGTGGTGGCCTTTGCGCTGATGGATTGGGGAACGGCTTTGCTGGCACCCTATGCCGAAAAGATTGCCTTTCTGGCTCCTTTTGCAGCCTTCATTATCATTTTTCTGGTGGTATTCTGGGGCCTGAACCGTTTGGCGCTGCTGCTGCGTGACGTAATTAGGCTGACGCTTTTGGGTTGGCTCGACCGCATTGCCGGTGCATTAGTCGGCATTTTGAAGAGTCTACTCACGCTGGGCCTTTTGCTCTGGGCGGCGCAATTGGTGCAGTTGCAGCTTCCGACCGATTACACCGAAGGCACGTTCATCTACCCGTTTGTCGCTACGCTAGGGCCTGCGGTCGCCGGATGGCTGACGACCACCTTTCCGGCCCTGCAGGAGTGGATTAAGTCGCTACATTTTTCGGCATGA
- a CDS encoding isoprenyl transferase, whose amino-acid sequence MNGKDRINQGNLPRHIAVIMDGNGRWAKKRGAMRVFGHRNAIKAVRETVEGCAELGVEFLTLYAFSTENWGRPQEEVDALMQLLVSTIRNELPTLQKNKIRLATIGHTERLPKACQQELHEAIQLTSSNDRMTLVLALNYSGRWEIMDAVRQLAREVEQKQLLPDDIDEAVFRRALNSSAIPDPELLIRTSGEMRISNFFLWQMAYTELFITEVLWPDFRKQHLHEAILAYQKRERRFGLVTENSISPGS is encoded by the coding sequence ATGAACGGGAAAGATCGCATAAATCAGGGCAATTTGCCGCGTCATATTGCCGTTATAATGGACGGTAATGGTCGATGGGCCAAAAAACGCGGAGCCATGCGCGTGTTTGGCCATCGCAATGCCATTAAAGCCGTTCGTGAAACGGTGGAAGGATGTGCCGAACTGGGAGTGGAATTCTTGACACTGTATGCATTCTCTACGGAAAATTGGGGGCGTCCGCAAGAAGAAGTTGACGCGTTGATGCAGTTGCTGGTGTCTACCATTCGGAACGAATTGCCCACGTTGCAAAAAAACAAGATTCGGCTAGCAACGATCGGACATACCGAACGGCTCCCCAAAGCCTGTCAGCAAGAACTACACGAAGCGATTCAATTGACGAGCAGCAACGATCGTATGACCCTTGTGCTGGCGCTGAATTACAGTGGTCGCTGGGAGATTATGGATGCTGTACGGCAACTGGCCCGCGAAGTTGAGCAGAAACAGTTGTTGCCTGACGATATTGACGAAGCCGTATTTCGACGTGCGCTGAACTCTTCCGCTATTCCCGATCCGGAATTATTGATCCGAACGAGCGGTGAAATGCGCATCAGTAATTTCTTTCTGTGGCAAATGGCCTATACGGAGCTCTTTATCACTGAGGTGCTATGGCCCGATTTTCGTAAGCAACATTTGCATGAAGCTATCCTCGCTTATCAGAAACGTGAGCGCAGGTTTGGACTTGTAACTGAAAATAGTATATCCCCTGGTTCGTGA
- a CDS encoding DUF6089 family protein — protein MKKLFLLLVLFVGMFALDFEAQAQQRRRQTVMRRQSRRISTFTSRVKFAAVKRYATVGVSVGAANYFGDLVPRTSVISTDFSLTRPSIGIYATKRIHPHVEVGGSFSWIRISGSDFRSQDPDDPVAKYRYLRNLHFRNDVKELSLFASYDLIGNNSVYIRRAPLNPYVFGGIGVYLHEPRAKAPEEFGGKWEALRPLRTEGQTSPYSSIQLDIPLGIGVKYAVATNFDLAFEIGYRINFTDYLDDVSTFFPDPADLPSDLARAMSYRSGEANDILSGDPRNLDAVMPGNFTVVTNPDFPSAQYIVVKSSKGNAETQGYGPGSIRGNQGKDFFIVTALKLRYIIANRGTAPKFR, from the coding sequence ATGAAAAAACTATTTTTACTTCTAGTACTTTTCGTTGGAATGTTCGCGCTCGATTTCGAGGCACAAGCACAACAACGAAGAAGGCAAACCGTCATGCGGCGGCAGAGCCGACGGATTTCTACCTTCACCTCGCGTGTAAAGTTTGCCGCGGTTAAACGTTACGCCACGGTAGGAGTAAGTGTGGGCGCCGCCAACTACTTTGGCGATTTGGTGCCTCGCACGTCAGTCATCAGTACTGATTTCTCCTTGACAAGACCTAGTATTGGCATTTACGCTACCAAGCGTATTCACCCGCACGTGGAAGTAGGTGGTAGCTTTTCGTGGATTCGCATCAGCGGCAGCGATTTTCGTTCGCAAGATCCTGACGACCCGGTGGCTAAATACCGCTACCTGCGTAATCTCCATTTCCGGAATGATGTGAAAGAGCTTTCGCTTTTTGCTTCTTACGACCTCATCGGCAACAACTCGGTCTACATTCGTCGTGCACCTTTGAACCCCTACGTGTTTGGAGGAATCGGCGTCTATCTGCACGAACCCCGTGCCAAAGCACCGGAAGAGTTTGGCGGCAAATGGGAAGCCTTGCGGCCCCTCCGAACGGAAGGACAAACGTCTCCTTATTCGTCGATTCAGCTTGATATTCCCCTGGGCATCGGTGTTAAATACGCCGTGGCTACCAACTTTGACTTGGCGTTTGAAATCGGTTACCGGATCAACTTTACCGACTATCTGGATGACGTAAGCACGTTCTTCCCCGATCCGGCCGATCTGCCTTCAGATTTGGCCCGTGCCATGTCATACCGCTCCGGCGAAGCCAACGATATCCTTTCGGGTGACCCCAGAAACCTGGATGCGGTAATGCCCGGCAACTTCACCGTGGTGACCAATCCTGACTTTCCTTCTGCCCAGTACATCGTGGTAAAATCTTCGAAAGGCAATGCTGAAACTCAAGGATACGGTCCCGGTTCCATCCGTGGTAACCAAGGAAAAGACTTCTTTATCGTGACGGCCTTGAAGCTGCGTTACATCATAGCGAACCGCGGCACGGCACCGAAATTCCGGTAA
- a CDS encoding pyridoxine 5'-phosphate synthase — translation MTKLSVNINKLATLRNARGGNNPDLVKAALDCERFGTQGITVHPRPDERHIRYQDVLDLKPVLSTEFNIEGRPDERFMRLVEEVRPAQATLVPDGPDAITSNAGWDTLTHQHYLQDIIRQLKRWDVRTSIFVDADERMVEGAAETGTDRIELYTEPYAQLYPSNPAQAVAPFVKAAERAKALGLGLNAGHDLDLHNLKFLQEQIPYLMEVSIGHALICDALYFGLENTIQLYLRQLNSSV, via the coding sequence ATGACCAAACTCAGTGTCAACATCAACAAACTCGCAACCCTCCGCAATGCGCGGGGAGGCAACAATCCAGATCTGGTAAAGGCCGCGCTGGACTGCGAGCGATTCGGAACACAGGGCATTACCGTTCACCCCCGCCCCGACGAGCGACACATTCGTTATCAGGATGTGCTTGATCTGAAACCGGTTCTGTCAACGGAGTTCAACATCGAGGGCCGTCCCGACGAGCGGTTCATGCGCCTTGTGGAAGAAGTGCGGCCTGCGCAGGCTACGTTGGTGCCCGATGGCCCCGATGCCATTACCTCGAACGCCGGGTGGGATACCCTGACGCATCAACATTATCTGCAAGACATCATCCGACAGCTCAAACGCTGGGACGTACGCACTTCGATTTTCGTGGATGCCGATGAGCGCATGGTCGAAGGTGCAGCCGAAACCGGAACGGACCGGATCGAATTGTACACAGAACCTTATGCGCAACTCTATCCGTCCAATCCTGCCCAGGCAGTAGCGCCTTTCGTCAAAGCCGCGGAACGGGCCAAGGCACTGGGACTAGGCCTGAATGCCGGACACGACCTGGACCTCCACAACCTGAAGTTTTTGCAGGAGCAGATTCCCTACCTGATGGAAGTATCCATCGGGCACGCGCTGATTTGCGATGCGCTTTACTTCGGACTGGAAAATACGATTCAGCTCTACCTGCGTCAGCTTAATTCGTCAGTGTAA
- the rpmG gene encoding 50S ribosomal protein L33, whose protein sequence is MAKKGNRIQVILECTEHKTTGLPGTSRYITTKNRKNHPERLELKKYNPVLRKYTVHREIK, encoded by the coding sequence ATGGCAAAGAAAGGTAACCGGATTCAGGTCATTCTGGAATGCACTGAACATAAAACGACCGGACTTCCCGGTACGTCTCGTTACATCACGACCAAGAACCGGAAAAACCATCCGGAGCGTCTGGAATTGAAGAAATACAACCCCGTTCTTAGAAAATATACCGTTCATCGGGAAATCAAATAA
- a CDS encoding alpha/beta fold hydrolase: MAFQIKKERGFTYIDEGEGDVLLLLHGLFGALSNWDRVIADFSPTHRVVIPVMPIYEMPIKEAGIGGLVDFIQEFVAFKQLTDLTLLGNSLGGHVALVYTLNNPNNVRRLVLTGSSGLFENAMGGSFPKRGSYDYIKERVAYTFYDPATATKELVDEVFDITKSIPKCMRIVAIAKSAQRHNVSKDIQRIQVPTLLVWGLNDTITPPMVAHDFNRLIPGSELWFVDKCGHAPMMEHPDRFNQILSHFLEVTQVV, translated from the coding sequence ATGGCATTTCAGATTAAAAAAGAGCGCGGGTTTACGTACATAGATGAAGGAGAGGGCGATGTGCTGCTGCTGCTGCACGGCCTGTTCGGAGCGCTCAGCAACTGGGACCGGGTCATTGCCGACTTCAGTCCCACCCACCGCGTTGTGATTCCGGTCATGCCCATCTACGAGATGCCCATCAAAGAAGCGGGCATCGGTGGCCTAGTCGATTTCATCCAAGAGTTCGTGGCCTTCAAGCAGTTAACCGACCTGACGCTACTCGGCAATTCGCTGGGTGGGCATGTCGCGTTGGTGTACACACTGAACAATCCAAACAATGTGCGCCGTTTGGTGTTGACAGGTAGCTCAGGTCTCTTCGAAAATGCAATGGGCGGTTCTTTCCCGAAGCGGGGCAGCTACGACTACATCAAAGAGCGTGTCGCGTATACATTTTACGATCCGGCTACGGCAACCAAAGAACTGGTCGACGAGGTGTTCGACATTACGAAAAGCATTCCGAAGTGCATGCGCATTGTGGCCATTGCCAAGTCGGCACAGCGCCATAACGTCTCGAAAGATATTCAGCGTATCCAGGTCCCGACACTTTTGGTATGGGGTTTGAACGATACCATTACACCGCCCATGGTTGCTCACGATTTCAACCGCCTGATTCCTGGTTCGGAGTTATGGTTTGTTGACAAATGCGGTCACGCACCGATGATGGAGCACCCGGATCGGTTTAACCAGATTTTAAGTCATTTTCTGGAAGTTACTCAAGTTGTATGA
- a CDS encoding anthranilate synthase component II: protein MLLLIDNYDSFTFNLVDYFARLGVICSVRRNDEPPERLFEQPVDGVVLSPGPGTPQQAGRLMEVIDHYHQRLPMLGICLGHQALGVYFGAELIKAAYPMHGKLSQVQLSDDSVFRTLPPQINVVRYHSLLLDYLPASLQVTARTKQGEIMGLAHRTWPLHGWQFHPEAALTEYGLQMLKNWVDLHHLSDCAC from the coding sequence GTGCTGTTGTTGATTGACAACTACGATTCGTTTACCTTTAATCTGGTAGACTATTTTGCCCGACTGGGCGTTATTTGTAGTGTGCGGCGCAACGACGAACCGCCCGAGCGGCTTTTTGAACAGCCCGTCGACGGTGTGGTGCTATCACCCGGCCCAGGTACGCCGCAACAGGCTGGTAGGCTGATGGAAGTGATCGACCACTATCACCAACGCCTCCCAATGCTGGGCATCTGTCTGGGGCACCAGGCCCTTGGCGTCTACTTTGGAGCTGAATTGATCAAAGCAGCTTACCCGATGCATGGCAAGCTGTCGCAGGTACAATTAAGCGACGATTCTGTCTTCCGTACGCTTCCACCACAAATTAATGTGGTACGGTACCATTCTTTGTTGCTAGATTACCTTCCGGCATCGCTTCAGGTCACTGCGCGGACCAAACAGGGAGAAATTATGGGGTTAGCGCATCGGACGTGGCCGCTGCACGGATGGCAGTTCCATCCGGAAGCCGCCTTGACAGAATACGGGTTGCAGATGCTCAAAAACTGGGTTGACTTGCATCACTTATCCGATTGCGCTTGTTAA
- a CDS encoding DUF6089 family protein yields MLFPIFFAAWFPLQVAAQKIEIGAALGGFNYKGDINPFWHVANFRPSGGLFLRYNVSPSFVLRGNVQGGWLTGNARRASDAYLSEFADSLDLAFSTTLFEVAAIAEYNFFDFRNEKYRRWSPYIFGGVAMFMFSPAVTRENADPFFLQPSLPFGVGMKYILSRNWNLGLELGTRKTFTDYLDNASDTDLPTQLQRGNPYTQDWYGFLGVTISYTIYTVPCPYFGD; encoded by the coding sequence ATGCTCTTTCCTATTTTTTTTGCTGCCTGGTTTCCGTTACAAGTGGCAGCACAAAAAATAGAGATCGGGGCAGCACTGGGTGGATTTAATTACAAAGGGGACATTAATCCGTTCTGGCATGTCGCTAACTTCCGACCATCCGGCGGTTTGTTCCTGCGCTATAACGTGTCGCCTTCGTTCGTGCTGCGTGGCAACGTACAGGGAGGCTGGCTGACGGGCAATGCCCGGCGCGCCAGCGATGCCTACCTCTCGGAATTTGCCGATAGCCTGGATCTTGCGTTTTCCACCACGCTGTTCGAAGTGGCGGCCATCGCAGAGTATAATTTTTTCGACTTTCGAAACGAAAAGTACCGCCGGTGGAGTCCCTACATTTTTGGCGGAGTAGCCATGTTTATGTTTTCGCCAGCCGTGACGCGCGAAAACGCCGATCCCTTCTTTCTGCAGCCTTCGTTACCCTTCGGTGTGGGCATGAAGTACATTTTGAGCCGAAACTGGAACTTGGGTCTGGAGTTAGGAACCCGAAAAACATTTACCGATTACCTGGACAATGCCAGCGATACCGATCTCCCCACGCAACTGCAACGCGGGAATCCGTATACACAGGACTGGTATGGGTTTCTGGGGGTTACGATCAGTTACACCATTTACACCGTTCCCTGCCCTTACTTCGGTGACTAA
- a CDS encoding GatB/YqeY domain-containing protein produces MSLKTQIDADLKEAMRAKEKDTLATLRAIKSLILLEETKEGGDGTLSEEEEIKLLTKAAKQRREAADIYQQQNRQDLADTELRQLAIIERYLPKQLSEEELYQLINAIANRVGAAGPQDMGKVMGVASKELTGQAEGKTIAAVTRNVLSNL; encoded by the coding sequence ATGAGCCTGAAAACGCAGATAGACGCTGACTTAAAAGAAGCCATGCGTGCGAAGGAAAAAGATACACTGGCAACGCTTAGAGCCATCAAATCGCTAATTCTGCTGGAAGAAACAAAGGAAGGTGGCGACGGCACCCTCAGCGAAGAAGAGGAGATCAAGCTGTTGACCAAGGCAGCGAAACAGCGCCGCGAAGCTGCCGACATCTACCAACAGCAAAACCGTCAGGACCTGGCCGACACGGAATTGCGGCAGTTGGCCATCATTGAGCGCTACCTCCCCAAACAACTTTCCGAAGAAGAACTGTACCAGCTGATCAACGCCATTGCCAACCGGGTGGGCGCTGCCGGTCCGCAGGACATGGGCAAAGTGATGGGCGTAGCCAGCAAGGAATTAACCGGACAGGCCGAAGGCAAAACCATCGCGGCCGTTACACGCAACGTGCTGTCTAACCTGTAA
- a CDS encoding CBS domain-containing protein, protein MTAEELINPLIPALKPSDTVQRALAWMEEFAIRQLPVVQDRRYLGMVSEAMLMDGNQPEALIGSVELIAEKAYVGYFQHFYEVIRIAIDNGVHTVAVLDEDQLYAGVVTVNDTLAAFAQSYAVQRRGGILVLALTERDYSLSEISRLIESNDMKVLSAFVTYDEQDANRLRLTLKLNQTDISHATATLERFGYHIVAQFHENEAQDSERERLDILLKYLNI, encoded by the coding sequence ATGACGGCCGAAGAACTCATCAATCCGCTGATTCCTGCGCTTAAACCAAGCGACACGGTGCAACGTGCATTAGCCTGGATGGAAGAATTTGCCATCCGACAATTGCCTGTTGTCCAGGATCGTCGTTACCTGGGCATGGTCAGCGAGGCGATGTTGATGGACGGCAATCAACCCGAGGCTTTAATCGGTAGTGTGGAATTAATCGCCGAAAAAGCTTACGTAGGTTACTTCCAGCACTTTTACGAAGTAATCCGGATCGCCATCGATAACGGAGTGCACACCGTGGCGGTACTTGACGAAGATCAGCTTTATGCAGGCGTCGTGACGGTGAACGATACGTTAGCCGCGTTTGCGCAAAGTTACGCCGTACAGCGGCGGGGTGGCATTCTGGTGTTAGCCCTTACGGAGCGCGACTATTCGCTTTCGGAGATCAGCCGCCTTATTGAGTCGAACGACATGAAAGTGCTCAGTGCCTTTGTGACCTACGATGAGCAAGATGCCAACCGACTGCGCCTCACCTTAAAGCTGAACCAGACCGACATTTCGCACGCCACCGCCACGCTGGAGCGTTTTGGCTACCACATTGTGGCACAGTTTCACGAAAACGAAGCACAGGATTCTGAACGGGAGCGCTTAGACATCCTGTTGAAATATCTTAATATTTAA